The region AGGCAGTGAGATTTACCATCTACAAGAATTAATGGTTGCAATAAGTTCACTTACAGTATTTTACATCTTCCACAATGTGAGCTCAAACGTGTCATGCTTGTGTCATTATACGGTATCTGCATGTGAGGGAGAGTGTCTGCATATTGTGGTTCTTGGTTATTTCACCTTTGACCTCCCCCTTTTTCTGTACTGTGCACATTCTGGCTCCCAACATACTATGTTGTCACCCACAAATCCCACCTGTTGGGTTTCAAGCAGGCAAGCAAAAAGTCAAATAACAACCCTATAAATCATTTTGTCCTTTTTCTTCAGTCTCCATTACACATGTAGCACTGTGTGATAATGTGTATGCTTATCTACCTGTCACCACACATCTCCATTTCTGACTTACTTGATGTGGACGGATCCCTGACAGACCCGATGAGGTTGGAGGAGGTCATGAAGTGGTCTGGGCTGGCCCTGGGTCGCCTCAGGGTCCTGAGGGTCTTCAGTGAGCTGTCTGGCTTACCAGGCTCCAGGTCCTCAGGCTTGATTAAGGACAGAGGCTTCCTCTCTATGTTGGCTGGAGCCGTGCTGGTCTGACGCTCtgcaggagaaaaaaataaataggaaatGTTGAATCTGAAATaccataacaaataaatcatcTAACTGCATTTGTAATTCAATACCTGAGACCTGGGCAGGGATAAATGCATACAAATGTGAAAGTGAAGCAGAGCAGTTCTAGAAAAATATGCCAACTTCAAGGTTACCATAATTGGACAGCAtctcagtaaataaatatatacattacaaTGCATTTAACTGACCTTTCTCCCTAATGCATTCTTGACTGTTGATGGGCATCTTGTCCTTCCAGTTGAGGAAGTTAGCAAACTCCAGGAAGTTGATAAGTCCGTCCTTGTCTGTGTCACAGTAGTCCATCAGATCATCCAGAACCGGCCTGCTCACGTCCAGCTGGAACTGATGACACACTGCCTGCAGGTCCGCTTTGTCAATCATTCCCTTGCCTGCCTAGTGATTTTCATAAACAGATACACATGAACAGTTAAACATAGAAAGGCTCAACGACTGCAGTATGTTTTTACAAGTGTGAGACTGTGATAGGAAAATTATAGTAGCACTGTCACTGTATTGCATGTCTTAACACCAGGGTCACATCCCTGGCCTTTAGGGctgcaattattttcattgtcgatttaTCTGTTGATTAGTTTCTTGATCAATCGATTGGTTGTTTGTTAAACACTGGTGTAACCTTTGACATCAATAATCACAGCCAGGGCCTAAATGTAAAAAAGggtgtttattaatattattcattgcttttgtgctttcccTGCTATGATCAGTAAAAATGTCCACTGTGAGAAAGGACTGTGTGCTCTGATTTCATTGATTATTCTTTGATATTAAAACATAGGTTTGAGAAACCGTGCTATGTTGACTTACAGTGAATAAAGTGCTGCTgtattttttcaggttactttaaatgttgttgttaAATGTGAGTTGAATGGTCAGCTGATTGAAAGTATTGGTCAACAACGTACCTTGTCATAATGACTGAATGCCTGCAGCAGGGAGTGGAAGTTCTCGAAATTGATCTTCTTGAGGTGGATTCGCACTGCGTTGACCAGGCTGTGCTGTTGGTCTTGGCCTCTCACGTACTGGGCTGGCTCTGTGGCGTGGATTAGTTCTCCAACACCTGTGCAGAAAGCAgacaaaatgtatatatatgttttttcagGACACACCACATCTGTTGATGTTCCAATATGTAACACaggaatgatttttttttaatataaactcTACCAAATTCAGCCGGCGGCAAGAGAAGTCCAAAAGTGTGATCCGGTGGAAGATTCAAGGTATTTCCTCTCCTGAAAAGATGGGTTTAATGAGAGAATAAAGTTAAACATTAGTAAGTAAAATATAGTCAGAGGTAACGGAGTTGGTCAGACGAAGTGTGACAGAAACGTACACACTGTTGGTTTTGCCAATTTGTGGCACCATCTTTTCCCATTTCCCAGATCTCTTCCAAACAGTCGTTGGACTGGTAAACCTGTGGTACAATAATACAAGCGCAGGGTCAGGTACAATTTATGTTCCTTTAAGTTAGGTATACACTGAATGAATACATAGTGTTGTGgaaattaacaacaaaacacttgtgCCCACTTATTTCAGCACTTACTTCCGTGTCTCCCCCACCCAGTGGAGAGTTTTGCCAACATCACGTCCGTCGTGGAAATGAGGTGTAGGGATCCCAAAGCTGCTGTCTTTACTGTTGTTACTCCAGTCGTACTTCCTATCAATCCGCTCACCTGGAGTAGAGCAAGGTGATTTTATTGTGATGAAAGGCCTTAtgcataatatatttttttccattcttCTTACCAACAAAATAGGAGTTGTGGCTACG is a window of Sebastes umbrosus isolate fSebUmb1 chromosome 11, fSebUmb1.pri, whole genome shotgun sequence DNA encoding:
- the efhb gene encoding EF-hand domain-containing family member B, coding for MTDGNTFYLLKDTCRCTNIQRAGKLPPVGDDAKSCLQEAERPPTPLLIRQFRNSIQPEPGAIRVHQGKANDPDIASTLVHGISTKSSLTGGSLLNPPQKTWVQQKLQDIGEEGYASNQKAPLGRSHNQHRGLPTWYNDKTTYGGKTVRGLGMGEIINPSKTVEDVEREAEEGHQSYIRSHNSYFVGERIDRKYDWSNNSKDSSFGIPTPHFHDGRDVGKTLHWVGETRKFTSPTTVWKRSGKWEKMVPQIGKTNSVRGNTLNLPPDHTFGLLLPPAEFGVGELIHATEPAQYVRGQDQQHSLVNAVRIHLKKINFENFHSLLQAFSHYDKAGKGMIDKADLQAVCHQFQLDVSRPVLDDLMDYCDTDKDGLINFLEFANFLNWKDKMPINSQECIREKERQTSTAPANIERKPLSLIKPEDLEPGKPDSSLKTLRTLRRPRASPDHFMTSSNLIGSVRDPSTSNSRAYGIPSVRSDLPAPRIKRVSDITNYGETSTAGDLLHPSIHAVQGVYEEHFFCPRSKKEIAEIFRNVGVDISEETFEEAWRLASMKHPAGEVCVEVFRNVLKEIKAM